A single window of Drosophila suzukii chromosome 3, CBGP_Dsuzu_IsoJpt1.0, whole genome shotgun sequence DNA harbors:
- the LOC108010742 gene encoding uncharacterized protein: MLSKRSDALISAFVLTLYYVGVADGNNASDFVTMGDLRRSRRGYSHSARPGGMKMEGIGFQYTMRYQPGFHLHKLAQQQGEDGGMDGMEDPMPMPMPTPATPPPEPAPTQPEEEEIPMRTTVAPTEEPAPPPATDSMMMPTPSNSPGMMPSPRPSTKPSMRPPPPTPPSSTKTSIMQPHQALKNLLFGSPIEANLILKKPNAPRSKGKGFLSLFEVIKFPNTKCSVSMGDIRSMEGVCYHEFECKSLGGIPTESCAEGVGVCCVFVNGCGDVTSQQILYFESPNYPNAVREMMICALIINVKKGVQQLRLDFQMFELSRPSNGDCIDDQFIVSGHNSNFQIPILCGINTGQHIYIHVGDSNEGKVYLSVFMKVSGGGRSFNIKVTQLEDNLAPNNCLQYFPEAEGLIKSFNYDTDGSIVDNREATYFNNLNYAICLARLKNVCSVAYNTEQLGGDQPDFQIINKDEAENDLISDGHAGAGIFNCPDDFIAINSVPLCGERFNDGRESDDFTMHAIVRDTAAGPIILPFRTDAEYVGRGFRLLYRQELCV; this comes from the exons ATGTTGTCAAAGCGTTCCGATGCGTTGATAAGCGCTTTCGTTTTGACGCTCTATTATGTGGGCGTGGCCGATGGGAACAACGCCTCCGACTTTGTGACAATGGGCGATCTGCGCAGGAGCAGGCGTGGCTACTCGCATTCCGCGCGTCCCGGTGGCATGAAAATGGAGGGCATTGGATTCCAGTACACCATGCGATATCAGCCGGGCTTCCACCTCCATAAGCTAGCCCAGCAGCAGGGCGAGGATGGGGGAATGGACGGAATGGAGGATCCTATGCCCATGCCCATGCCAACTCCCGCGACTCCACCACCTGAACCAGCTCCCACACAGCCGGAGGAAGAAGAGATACCCATGCGTACGACTGTGGCACCAACAGAG gaaCCTGCACCTCCACCAGCTACGGATTCGATGATGATGCCCACTCCGAGTAATTCGCCAGGAATGATGCCTAGTCCCCGGCCCAGTACGAAACCCTCGATGAGACCGCCACCGCCCACACCACCATCCAGCACCAAGACCTCCATTATGCAGCCCCATCAGGCCCTGAAGAACCTCCTCTTCGGCTCGCCCATCGAGGCGAATCTCATCCTCAAGAAACCCAATGCACCGCGCTCGAAGGGCAAGGGTTTCCTCAGTCTTTTCGAGGTGATCAAGTTCCCCAACACCAAGTGCAGTGTGTCCATGGGCGACATCCGAAGCATGGAGGGCGTCTGCTACCACGAGTTCGAGTGCAAGAGCCTCGGGGGGATTCCCACCGAGAGCTGTGCCGAGGGCGTGGGCGTCtgctgtgtgt TCGTCAATGGATGTGGCGATGTCACCAGCCAGCAGATCCTCTACTTTGAGAGCCCCAACTATCCGAATGCGGTGCGGGAGATGATGATATGTGCGCTGATCATCAATGTGAAGAAGGGAGTGCAGCAGTTGAGACTGGATTTTCAGATGTTCGAG CTAAGTCGTCCCAGCAATGGTGATTGCATAGATGATCAGTTTATAGTCTCGGGGCACAATTCCAATTTTCAGATACCCATTCTGTGTGGCATCAACACGGGACAGCACA TTTATATCCACGTTGGTGACTCAAACGAGGGCAAAGTGTATCTTTCGGTTTTCATGAAGGTCTCGGGAGGAGGACGTTCTTTTAATATAAAAGTCACTCAGTTGGAGGATAACCTGGCTCCTAATAATTGCCTGCAATATTTCCCCGAAGCTGAGGGTCTTATAAAATCATTCAACTATGATACAGATGGTTCAATTGTGGACAACCGAGAAGCAACATATTTT AACAATTTAAACTATGCCATATGCCTGGCCCGCTTGAAGAATGTGTGCAGTGTGGCTTACAACACTGAACAACTGGGTGGCGATCAGCCCGACTTTCAAATCATCAACAAAGATGAGG CTGAGAACGATTTGATTTCCGATGGCCATGCGGGAGCTGGGATCTTCAACTGCCCGGACGACTTTATAGCCATAAATTCGGTACCCCTTTGTGGGGAGAGGTTCAATGATGGCCGGGAAAGCGACGATTTTACCATGCACGCCATTGTGAGGGACACGGCCGCAGGTCCCATCATCCTGCCCTTCCGCACCGATGCCGAATATGTAGGTCGCGGCTTTCGACTGCTCTACAGACAGGAACTGTGTGTCTGA
- the LOC108010748 gene encoding uncharacterized protein, which translates to MSNLQDVPLADPEILPVDGSDVTPAPKSSSLKRFFKISKKPLMRDQVEEVSETSSQDHKELNRSNTISRFFTRLKGSSKDGQEQSSSVADAVQHEKPLPNVKPTIKTSISSYWKLLFHRQKNQRQNAGFGLSNNVENVESEEVHELQPVNHESETDCQSNPKLEDSEIEDNTSDPAQEPQIALAKKSVANKTSGQEALSALEGGQLSIAEAEIEDSIQPAPTFVNQFK; encoded by the exons ATGTCCAATCTACAAGATGTGCCACTCGCCGATCCCGAAATTCTGCCGGTTGATGGCTCCGATGTGACCCCCGCGCCCAAATCCAGTTCGCTGAAGCGCTTCTTTAAGATCAGCAAGAAGCCGCTGATGCGGGACCAAGTGGAGGAAGTTAGCGAGACCTCCTCCCAGGATCACAAGGAGCTGAACAGGTCCAACACGATAAGTCGGTTCTTCACCCGCCTGAAGGGATCAAGCAAAG ATGGCCAGGAGCAATCCAGCTCAGTAGCCGACGCCGTGCAGCATGAGAAGCCGTTGCCAAATGTGAAGCCCACCATAAAGACATCTATATCATCCTACTGGAAGCTTCTATTCCATCGTCAAAAGAACCAGCGCCAAAATGCCGGTTTCGGACTGTCCAACAATGTGGAGAACGTAGAATCGGAAGAGGTGCACGAACTGCAGCCGGTAAACCATGAATCTGAAACCGATTGTCAATCGAATCCCAAGTTAGAAGATTCCGAAATTGAGGACAACACTTCGGATCCGGCTCAGGAACCACAAATTGCGTTGGCCAAAAAAAGTGTGGCCAACAAGACTTCTGGACAGGAGGCACTCAGCGCATTGGAGGGCGGTCAGTTGTCCATTGCGGAAGCCGAAATTGAGGACTCCATTCAGCCAGCTCCAACTTTTGTTAATCAATTCAAATAG